Proteins encoded together in one Pontiella desulfatans window:
- a CDS encoding SHD1 domain-containing protein: MKRLIKKTKGVVKGAPSGFVISLMVHAAAFLLAGMLVVFTVHQKEEKKFVPPKPVERPKMKLKKPKVKVKKTAKPKSTTRIVTKVKRASMPDIQLPEMSGMTDGIVGGIGGFEIIPDLEQVTLFGGGQTIGNDFKGTFYDFKRDRRGSPVPTGREGFVQELKEFIRKGWKTSQLARYYRSPRKLYATAFAVPPVHSSLAPAAFGEEDTIGYLWAAHYKGQLVHYEDIKFRFWGLGDDIMAIRVDGKEVLIANYPSEDAQIFTSIWDSNDNDSRKYWLGDHYSVVGDWIELKAGEALPMEVLIGETPGGLFQAMLCVEVEGVEYPRNDMLNGPTLPIFKTETLSEDLVDKIHSDLYPGDATVTNGPVFRDYAPKQVANSAAGSSPLEPELEEVSESNNGMRIWTSSSGKTIEGKFVARVAGQALLSNSKGKQVKVPVEQLSSEDRTFIGLADPPDFDIKFSKTTEQVMPPAQSPLNAGERPYQMFDFIFEASVRKKGTSVYKYELSVDYYAFAEEVDGDNYKLVDHQASSFVPSPENKETHSFSGEEVRIGQVAVRASAPLRGTKYGGFLVTLTDERGRIIQHKTSHEWLFEDLDKLIKIPVGKHFDKELNRVGPPRPGPADRPDWF; the protein is encoded by the coding sequence ATGAAAAGATTGATCAAAAAGACAAAGGGAGTGGTCAAGGGTGCGCCAAGCGGTTTTGTGATCAGCCTGATGGTTCATGCCGCCGCCTTCTTGCTGGCCGGCATGTTGGTGGTTTTCACGGTTCATCAGAAGGAGGAGAAAAAATTTGTTCCACCGAAGCCGGTTGAGCGGCCAAAAATGAAGCTCAAGAAACCGAAGGTGAAAGTTAAGAAAACCGCGAAACCCAAGTCGACGACGCGAATTGTCACCAAGGTAAAACGTGCCAGCATGCCCGATATTCAATTGCCGGAAATGAGCGGCATGACAGATGGGATCGTCGGCGGCATTGGCGGGTTTGAAATCATACCGGATCTCGAACAGGTCACGTTGTTCGGCGGCGGTCAAACCATCGGCAATGACTTCAAAGGCACCTTTTATGATTTCAAGCGCGATCGCCGGGGGAGTCCTGTTCCAACGGGTCGCGAGGGTTTTGTTCAGGAACTCAAGGAGTTTATTCGCAAAGGGTGGAAAACGTCTCAGCTTGCCCGTTACTACCGCTCTCCCCGAAAGCTCTACGCCACCGCGTTTGCAGTTCCTCCGGTTCATTCTTCATTGGCCCCGGCTGCGTTTGGTGAAGAGGACACGATCGGCTATCTCTGGGCAGCGCACTACAAGGGGCAACTGGTTCATTATGAAGATATCAAGTTCCGGTTCTGGGGCTTGGGCGACGACATCATGGCTATTCGGGTGGATGGAAAAGAGGTGCTCATCGCCAACTATCCAAGTGAAGATGCACAAATATTTACATCGATCTGGGACAGCAACGACAATGATTCCCGGAAGTATTGGCTGGGCGATCACTATTCCGTGGTCGGCGACTGGATTGAGCTAAAGGCCGGAGAAGCACTTCCGATGGAAGTGTTGATTGGTGAGACTCCCGGAGGGCTGTTTCAGGCCATGCTCTGTGTCGAAGTCGAGGGGGTGGAGTATCCACGGAATGACATGCTTAACGGGCCAACATTGCCGATCTTTAAAACGGAAACGCTTTCGGAGGATCTTGTGGACAAAATCCATAGCGACCTCTACCCCGGAGATGCAACCGTCACAAACGGTCCGGTTTTTCGTGATTATGCACCAAAGCAAGTAGCGAACAGCGCCGCTGGTTCATCGCCTTTGGAGCCGGAACTGGAAGAGGTTTCGGAATCCAATAACGGAATGCGCATCTGGACGAGTTCCTCCGGAAAAACCATTGAGGGTAAGTTTGTGGCGCGTGTTGCCGGGCAGGCATTGCTCAGTAATTCAAAAGGCAAGCAGGTGAAAGTGCCGGTGGAGCAGCTTTCTTCGGAGGACCGAACCTTTATCGGTCTCGCCGACCCGCCCGACTTTGATATTAAATTTTCCAAGACAACCGAACAGGTCATGCCTCCCGCACAATCTCCACTTAACGCTGGGGAACGACCTTATCAGATGTTCGATTTTATCTTTGAAGCAAGTGTTCGGAAAAAAGGTACAAGCGTTTACAAGTACGAACTGTCCGTCGATTATTATGCCTTTGCCGAGGAGGTAGATGGCGATAACTATAAGCTGGTGGATCACCAGGCCAGTTCGTTTGTACCATCGCCCGAAAACAAGGAAACCCATTCTTTCTCAGGTGAAGAAGTGCGGATCGGGCAAGTTGCCGTGCGTGCTTCTGCTCCCTTGCGCGGAACAAAATATGGAGGCTTTCTGGTTACCCTTACCGATGAACGCGGTAGAATCATCCAGCATAAAACTTCGCACGAGTGGTTGTTCGAAGATTTGGATAAGCTGATAAAAATCCCTGTTGGAAAACACTTCGACAAGGAGTTAAATCGCGTTGGTCCGCCGCGTCCCGGTCCCGCCGATCGTCCCGATTGGTTTTAA
- a CDS encoding sodium:solute symporter family transporter produces MLGNWDYLVIALYLLFTMSIGMVCRKVAKNSSDFFRGGGNMLWWMTGMSGLASGLSAWTFTAAATRVYDMGFFMIVLYWLWVPAYLIIFFFLANRYRQMRIITVADGIKRRYGRFTEQFWIWVQIPANMMIGAMWLMTVSIFMSAAVGVPLNLCILILGIVVTCVSLGAGAWSVIASDFVQMTIIIVGATTVLIRSITLPSVGGVDGFMEQIPEGFTNFSSVESPSIWIAFLLLSMVMRIMQASDLSQEGAKFLSVKDGREARKSAAMLTCGYFLVPIIAFVPVMVCSFVYPDLSELFPKMENPTEGAYMAIAAHVLPRGMVGLIVCAMFAASISSMDTALNRNAGFCVKNFYKEFIRPDADEKEQLLMGRVFTVILAVVLITLATTLANNRTIGLFEFSNLVFSLVIPPMVVPAVFGFVYKKTPVWTGWSTVIVGFAAAFLTKTYVSTDAAGKYVFGFGDRPMNSLESGDVTFMVITAVTLVCSISWFFFTSLFYKRVTPEHKESIEALFSDMRTPIDHVAEHSENSDATQYHIVGSLNLILGSLLMCGFLIPNSFSERMVFIYCGGAVAGVGGILLSIYRKKIKAES; encoded by the coding sequence ATGTTAGGAAATTGGGATTATCTCGTTATCGCACTGTATCTGCTATTTACGATGTCGATCGGAATGGTGTGCCGCAAGGTGGCCAAAAACTCGTCCGACTTTTTCCGCGGCGGCGGCAATATGCTGTGGTGGATGACGGGTATGTCGGGCCTTGCTTCGGGGCTGTCGGCCTGGACCTTCACGGCGGCGGCGACCCGGGTTTACGATATGGGGTTTTTCATGATCGTTCTCTATTGGCTGTGGGTGCCGGCCTATTTGATTATCTTTTTCTTTCTGGCCAATCGCTACCGCCAGATGCGCATCATCACCGTGGCCGATGGAATCAAGCGACGCTACGGCCGCTTTACCGAGCAGTTCTGGATCTGGGTTCAGATTCCGGCCAACATGATGATTGGCGCGATGTGGCTGATGACCGTTTCCATCTTCATGAGCGCGGCGGTCGGCGTGCCGCTTAACCTGTGCATTCTGATTCTCGGGATTGTAGTAACCTGCGTTTCTCTCGGCGCGGGCGCCTGGTCGGTTATTGCCTCCGACTTTGTTCAGATGACCATTATCATTGTCGGTGCAACGACGGTGCTGATTCGGTCCATCACCTTGCCGTCGGTCGGTGGCGTTGATGGATTCATGGAACAGATTCCGGAAGGTTTTACCAATTTTTCGTCGGTGGAATCGCCCAGTATCTGGATCGCGTTTCTCCTGCTGAGCATGGTCATGCGCATCATGCAGGCCTCCGATCTTTCGCAGGAAGGAGCCAAGTTTCTTTCCGTCAAGGACGGGCGCGAGGCCAGGAAATCGGCAGCCATGCTTACGTGTGGATACTTTCTTGTGCCGATCATTGCATTTGTTCCGGTGATGGTGTGTTCGTTTGTTTATCCGGATCTGTCGGAGCTTTTCCCGAAGATGGAAAACCCGACCGAGGGGGCCTATATGGCCATTGCCGCGCACGTCTTGCCGCGCGGCATGGTGGGGCTGATTGTCTGTGCCATGTTCGCGGCATCGATCTCGAGCATGGATACCGCCTTGAACCGCAATGCCGGATTCTGTGTGAAGAACTTCTATAAGGAATTTATCCGTCCGGATGCCGATGAAAAGGAGCAATTGCTGATGGGACGCGTCTTCACCGTTATTCTTGCAGTCGTACTGATCACCCTTGCAACCACGCTGGCGAATAACCGCACGATCGGGCTGTTCGAATTTTCCAACCTGGTCTTCTCGTTGGTCATCCCGCCGATGGTGGTGCCGGCCGTATTTGGCTTCGTCTACAAAAAGACCCCGGTCTGGACCGGGTGGAGTACGGTCATTGTTGGCTTCGCCGCAGCCTTTCTCACCAAGACCTATGTCTCGACCGATGCCGCCGGAAAATATGTATTTGGATTTGGCGACCGCCCAATGAACTCCCTCGAAAGCGGGGACGTTACCTTCATGGTGATTACGGCGGTCACGCTGGTTTGCAGCATTTCCTGGTTCTTCTTTACGTCGTTGTTCTACAAGCGTGTAACGCCCGAGCACAAGGAATCGATCGAAGCGCTGTTCTCGGACATGCGCACCCCGATCGACCATGTGGCAGAGCACTCTGAAAACAGCGATGCCACCCAGTACCATATTGTGGGATCGCTCAACCTGATTCTGGGCAGTTTGCTGATGTGCGGCTTCCTTATTCCCAACAGCTTCAGCGAACGGATGGTCTTTATCTATTGTGGGGGTGCGGTGGCTGGCGTCGGCGGAATCCTGCTCTCCATTTACCGAAAGAAAATCAAAGCAGAGAGCTAG
- a CDS encoding DUF1961 family protein, with product MFVHDVKWKLAGISILTVLLLSGCASSASSEWKLAFSDSGSEKWQEGWFLEGAKASVVNGETGMTFSSGPVPLEQASHAVLWTKQSFSGDIKIEYDYTRLDSMTNETAVNILYVQATGLGAEELPNDIFKSTQQREVPWMKSYFLNMNTLHISYSTTGPKRSHYVAARRYPAADLTHFQKETQIQPIYENIDLFQPSETCHITAVKEGRRLVFSAERDGKIHSFDWDCSSFPPVTEGRIGFRHMWARSSCYKNIKIYTKK from the coding sequence ATGTTCGTTCACGATGTAAAATGGAAACTGGCTGGAATTAGTATTCTGACAGTGCTGTTGTTGTCCGGTTGTGCCTCATCAGCTTCCTCCGAATGGAAACTCGCGTTTAGCGATTCCGGTTCTGAGAAATGGCAGGAAGGTTGGTTTCTTGAAGGCGCTAAGGCTAGCGTAGTGAATGGCGAAACGGGGATGACCTTTTCTTCGGGCCCGGTGCCGTTGGAGCAAGCGAGCCACGCCGTGTTGTGGACGAAGCAAAGTTTTTCGGGTGATATCAAAATTGAATACGATTACACCCGACTTGATTCGATGACCAATGAAACGGCGGTTAACATTCTCTATGTCCAAGCGACGGGGTTGGGTGCTGAGGAACTGCCAAACGATATTTTTAAGTCGACTCAGCAACGCGAAGTGCCGTGGATGAAATCTTATTTTCTAAACATGAATACGTTGCATATTTCCTATTCCACCACCGGGCCGAAGCGCTCGCACTATGTCGCGGCACGCCGATATCCAGCGGCGGATTTAACGCATTTCCAGAAGGAAACCCAGATCCAGCCCATCTATGAAAACATCGATCTGTTCCAGCCGAGTGAGACCTGCCATATCACCGCAGTGAAAGAGGGGAGACGGTTGGTTTTCTCCGCAGAACGCGATGGGAAAATTCATTCGTTCGACTGGGATTGCTCTTCCTTTCCGCCGGTCACCGAAGGCCGAATCGGCTTCCGCCATATGTGGGCGCGAAGTAGTTGCTATAAAAATATCAAAATATACACCAAAAAATGA
- a CDS encoding sulfatase-like hydrolase/transferase has protein sequence MPLKDKYKNVLRTKTDPVVTPALDKLAEESIVFTQAVSTCPVCSPYRAMLMSGMYPWQNGVVNNCHETRQDSLRHDIQCFTDVLCSAGYETAYVGKTHWERNDALFDINENYVGSTSAPGGNRFNPYDTYIPPGRGRHGNDYWFTCVKDVHKDPRVYSNDPLRIDGKKDGEQHRPKIYSPLLEADVLIDYLKNTKGKRDTSKPFCAIWAPNPPHSPYGSEKDCDEMAYREHYKDNSSDELLNRPNIAESDAENLARAKKSMPFYLANVTGVDKQFGRVLQALEASGEADNTIVVFTADHGEMMGSHNKFGKLVIYEESFCVPFMIKYPGLTKHRLEDLMLGPVDIMPTMLGMMGLKSRIPETVEGKNYSHEIITGVWSTQPKPKSALFLGYNNKFKGVRTDRYTFQIDDAGEQLLFDNEKDPYQMNSLAVADIPQADADFILGELGRWLKESNDPWYRERMFEDRINYG, from the coding sequence ATACCCCTAAAGGATAAATATAAGAATGTCCTGCGCACCAAGACCGATCCGGTCGTTACCCCTGCACTCGATAAGCTGGCCGAAGAGAGCATTGTCTTTACGCAAGCCGTAAGCACATGCCCGGTCTGCAGTCCATACCGCGCCATGCTGATGTCGGGCATGTATCCCTGGCAAAATGGAGTCGTTAATAACTGCCACGAGACCCGGCAGGACAGTTTGCGGCACGACATCCAATGCTTCACGGATGTGCTTTGTTCGGCGGGTTATGAAACAGCCTATGTGGGCAAGACCCATTGGGAGCGCAATGATGCGCTGTTTGATATTAACGAGAACTATGTTGGCTCGACCTCCGCTCCGGGCGGAAATCGGTTTAATCCATATGATACCTACATTCCGCCAGGGCGCGGACGACATGGCAACGATTATTGGTTCACCTGTGTGAAAGATGTGCATAAGGATCCTCGCGTCTATTCCAACGATCCGTTGCGCATCGATGGGAAGAAGGATGGCGAGCAGCATCGCCCTAAAATCTATTCTCCGTTGCTCGAAGCCGATGTGCTGATTGACTACCTTAAAAATACAAAGGGCAAACGCGACACCTCAAAACCATTCTGCGCGATCTGGGCACCCAATCCGCCGCATAGCCCGTACGGCTCCGAGAAGGATTGCGATGAGATGGCCTATCGTGAGCACTATAAAGACAATTCTTCGGACGAGTTGCTGAACCGTCCGAATATTGCTGAGTCGGATGCAGAGAATCTCGCCAGAGCAAAAAAAAGTATGCCGTTCTATTTGGCCAATGTCACAGGTGTGGATAAACAGTTCGGCCGAGTTCTTCAAGCGCTGGAAGCCTCTGGTGAGGCCGACAATACGATTGTGGTGTTCACAGCCGATCACGGCGAAATGATGGGTAGCCATAATAAGTTCGGCAAGCTGGTCATTTATGAAGAGTCGTTCTGTGTGCCTTTCATGATTAAATATCCGGGTCTCACAAAACACCGGCTAGAGGATCTGATGTTAGGACCGGTTGATATCATGCCGACGATGCTCGGTATGATGGGGCTGAAGAGCCGGATTCCCGAAACGGTGGAGGGGAAAAACTATTCGCACGAAATCATTACGGGCGTCTGGTCGACACAGCCCAAACCAAAATCGGCTCTGTTTCTCGGCTACAACAACAAGTTTAAAGGCGTACGCACTGATCGTTATACGTTCCAGATCGATGATGCAGGAGAGCAGTTACTTTTCGACAATGAAAAGGATCCGTATCAAATGAACTCGCTCGCCGTTGCGGACATTCCCCAAGCCGATGCGGACTTTATCCTTGGTGAACTGGGCCGCTGGCTGAAAGAGTCAAATGACCCTTGGTATCGCGAACGCATGTTTGAGGATCGGATTAACTATGGCTGA
- a CDS encoding sulfatase family protein, whose amino-acid sequence MVLSKNTFMQLTAVFVLAFSLQTAADKPNILIVVLDDFGTGHFAPVAKQLELDEVDPDFKAYTDGLGETYDKEVALDAARRAMPFMETLAEQGAVFSRAFAASSLCAPSRQGILTGTNPTQWGAYRNIDINVCGLPKGRCLVDRFQAVDYNTGYVGKWHVGARDHSIQEKILANGGSDEEVIDAGYWGSVCERDHPLNNGFDYAFFYNRWECEFYNSKLIWENRKYTGKQSEYNTDQFTRQAMDFMGLSLDEGKPFFMELALHAVHIPLDVDAPANYAKRFNTGYQSIDRFYSHIYGVDQSIKRIVDMLKERGEWDNTILFFMSDNGATCKVGDGDLSLVPGNGQYRGHKGQYYLGGTRVPLMMIWPDKIKKPIHVEQAVSLMDVMPTALDAAGADIPDNIDGRSLLPIIEGKELVQHKQLYFAGIHAPAWGFAGKKTLVNAQQKRDLWHGAWAIVEGDYILRYVGTLDPELEQEFPDGREAFFSLYNMKGDPLEQNDLYATNPEVAERMKASYNQYAETLPPPHGWDRKRWEELVPNSGKYPKRKPKVVEPE is encoded by the coding sequence ATGGTGTTGAGTAAAAACACGTTTATGCAGCTGACAGCTGTATTCGTCTTGGCTTTTTCGCTGCAGACTGCTGCGGATAAACCGAATATTCTGATTGTGGTGCTGGATGATTTCGGCACCGGCCATTTTGCGCCGGTGGCTAAGCAGCTTGAATTGGATGAGGTCGACCCTGATTTCAAGGCCTACACCGATGGGCTGGGCGAAACCTACGATAAGGAAGTAGCGTTGGACGCGGCACGTCGTGCCATGCCGTTTATGGAAACGTTGGCGGAGCAGGGAGCAGTCTTTAGCCGTGCATTTGCCGCCAGCAGTCTGTGTGCTCCGTCGCGCCAAGGGATTCTTACCGGTACTAACCCGACGCAGTGGGGGGCGTACCGAAATATTGATATCAACGTGTGCGGCTTACCGAAGGGGCGCTGCCTGGTGGATCGTTTCCAAGCCGTGGACTACAACACCGGTTATGTCGGCAAGTGGCATGTGGGTGCCCGCGACCACTCCATCCAAGAAAAGATTCTCGCAAATGGAGGTTCTGATGAAGAGGTGATCGATGCCGGTTACTGGGGCTCAGTCTGCGAGCGCGATCATCCGCTCAACAACGGTTTTGACTATGCCTTTTTCTACAATCGCTGGGAGTGCGAGTTTTACAACTCCAAGCTGATTTGGGAAAACCGAAAATACACAGGCAAGCAGTCGGAATACAACACCGACCAGTTTACCCGCCAGGCGATGGATTTCATGGGTCTAAGTTTGGACGAAGGCAAGCCGTTCTTCATGGAGCTGGCGCTACACGCCGTGCATATTCCATTAGACGTCGATGCGCCCGCCAATTATGCGAAGCGATTCAACACCGGCTACCAATCGATCGACCGGTTTTATTCCCATATCTACGGCGTCGACCAGTCGATTAAACGCATTGTCGATATGCTTAAGGAACGCGGCGAGTGGGATAACACCATTCTGTTCTTCATGTCCGACAATGGTGCCACCTGCAAGGTGGGCGACGGTGATCTCAGCCTCGTTCCCGGCAACGGTCAGTATCGCGGACACAAAGGGCAATATTATCTCGGCGGCACGCGCGTGCCGCTCATGATGATTTGGCCGGACAAAATCAAAAAGCCGATCCACGTTGAGCAAGCCGTTTCATTGATGGATGTGATGCCGACTGCACTTGATGCCGCCGGTGCAGATATCCCGGACAACATCGATGGGCGCAGTCTTCTTCCAATCATTGAAGGAAAAGAGTTGGTTCAGCATAAGCAACTCTACTTTGCCGGTATCCATGCTCCGGCCTGGGGTTTTGCAGGCAAGAAGACGCTTGTTAATGCGCAACAAAAACGCGACCTGTGGCATGGCGCATGGGCAATCGTTGAAGGCGACTATATCCTGCGCTATGTAGGCACGCTTGATCCCGAGTTGGAGCAGGAGTTTCCTGATGGGCGCGAAGCGTTCTTTTCGCTCTACAACATGAAAGGCGATCCGTTGGAACAGAACGATTTATATGCAACGAATCCGGAAGTCGCGGAGCGCATGAAGGCGAGCTACAACCAATATGCCGAAACGCTGCCACCTCCGCATGGCTGGGATCGCAAGCGCTGGGAAGAGCTCGTTCCAAACTCTGGAAAATATCCGAAAAGAAAACCCAAGGTGGTTGAACCTGAATAA
- a CDS encoding sulfatase, giving the protein MMMNYIGLISCVGLLAIPAWAGSSMKVNSKPNVLMIAIDDLNDWVGFMDGHPNTKTPHMDRLAAQGTIFMNAHTAAPHCGPSRTALMSGLRPSTTGIYAHVFDEDLEKTPAGQGIYLSNWFENNGYKTMGKGKIFHHWAPEGAFQEFDGTREAPRFGPKPEKRFTWDTIGTGTDWGVYPERDEDLPDFKTAEWAVERLKQKHDEPFFMAVGFVLPHVPWYAPQKWFDLHPLEEIETPPYLKGDQDDVPPMARKIAEMLHMPTADWAKESGEWKHIVQAYLATVSMVDHCVGMVLDELERSGYAENTVVVLWSDHGYHLGEKNRFAKQSLWERATRMPMIFTAPEFKGGQSTDGPASLMDLYPTLLELCGLPANPKNEGVSLVPLMRDPKAKWNHNAITTYGENNHAVRSQRYRYIRYEDGSEELYDCLKDPNEWKNLADNLEYEEIKKELAKSLPKINTPWSQHTYLRCNDYFTGKSPEVQK; this is encoded by the coding sequence ATGATGATGAACTATATTGGATTGATTAGTTGTGTTGGTTTATTGGCAATCCCCGCTTGGGCGGGATCGTCCATGAAAGTGAATTCAAAACCCAATGTATTAATGATTGCGATTGATGATTTGAATGATTGGGTCGGGTTCATGGACGGGCATCCGAATACAAAAACCCCTCACATGGATCGCTTGGCCGCTCAGGGTACTATATTCATGAATGCCCATACGGCAGCGCCGCATTGCGGGCCGTCGCGCACGGCACTGATGAGTGGATTGCGTCCATCGACGACCGGAATATACGCACATGTTTTTGATGAGGACTTGGAGAAGACTCCGGCGGGACAAGGCATTTATCTGAGCAACTGGTTTGAAAACAACGGTTATAAAACCATGGGTAAAGGTAAGATCTTCCACCACTGGGCGCCGGAAGGAGCCTTTCAGGAATTTGATGGCACACGCGAGGCACCACGTTTTGGGCCCAAGCCGGAGAAGCGCTTTACGTGGGATACAATAGGAACAGGCACGGACTGGGGTGTTTATCCCGAACGCGATGAAGACCTGCCGGACTTTAAAACGGCAGAATGGGCGGTTGAACGTTTGAAACAAAAGCATGATGAACCCTTTTTTATGGCGGTTGGTTTTGTGCTGCCGCATGTACCGTGGTATGCGCCGCAGAAATGGTTCGATTTGCACCCCCTTGAAGAAATAGAAACACCGCCCTATCTGAAGGGCGATCAGGACGATGTACCTCCAATGGCTCGTAAAATTGCCGAGATGCTACATATGCCAACGGCGGACTGGGCAAAAGAAAGTGGGGAGTGGAAGCACATTGTTCAGGCTTACCTTGCCACCGTGTCGATGGTTGATCATTGCGTGGGCATGGTGCTCGATGAATTGGAGCGCAGCGGGTATGCGGAAAATACGGTGGTCGTGCTCTGGTCGGACCACGGCTATCATTTGGGCGAAAAGAACCGGTTTGCCAAACAGTCGCTTTGGGAACGGGCGACCCGTATGCCAATGATCTTTACGGCGCCTGAATTTAAGGGCGGACAATCGACGGATGGGCCTGCTTCGCTGATGGATCTATATCCTACGTTGCTGGAGTTGTGCGGCCTACCGGCAAATCCAAAGAACGAGGGGGTTAGTCTGGTTCCCCTGATGCGTGATCCGAAGGCAAAATGGAATCACAATGCCATAACCACCTATGGCGAAAACAACCACGCCGTGCGGTCGCAGCGCTATCGTTATATCCGCTATGAGGATGGCAGCGAGGAACTATATGATTGCCTGAAGGATCCCAATGAGTGGAAGAATCTTGCAGATAATTTGGAGTACGAGGAAATTAAAAAGGAGTTGGCTAAATCGCTCCCGAAGATAAATACACCTTGGTCGCAGCATACCTATCTGCGCTGCAACGATTATTTTACCGGAAAATCTCCTGAAGTTCAAAAATAG